One window of the candidate division KSB1 bacterium genome contains the following:
- the dgt gene encoding dNTP triphosphohydrolase yields MEFNARKRIELEEIEDRILAPWGIKSAGHNKTRQTEENEHDYRTNFQRDRDRIIHSRAFRRLKHKRQVFLTTTGDHYRTRLTHTLEVVQLSRTLARSLGVNEDLTEAIALGHDLGHTPFGHIGEVALDRILKGKDHLDGILDTQDYGGFKHNYQSVRIVDRLEKKYKFDGLNLTTVVREGILKHTRLILKHISYPDWQNDILKMEVQNSQSVEGQIVSICDEIAQRTHDLEDGLRAGFVNVKEVRKLPIVQLAENQQDLIEEFGGADVEYFNVLIKKLINLLVTDVISTTLENLQVYYERNETLLPFNVLLVNFSTGIYPLQAELDRFITRRIIRRPGIGWTDEMAIDVIRKLFKIYLKKPREMQSFPTHQFFSRYTSMPDAHLNPKLRDPVNDEFIRLIADYIAGMTDRFAMQEFERLVEK; encoded by the coding sequence ATGGAATTTAATGCCAGAAAACGTATAGAACTGGAAGAGATTGAAGACCGAATTTTGGCGCCCTGGGGAATCAAAAGCGCCGGCCATAATAAGACGAGGCAGACTGAAGAAAATGAGCACGATTATAGAACGAATTTTCAACGTGATCGCGATCGCATCATCCATTCCAGGGCATTCCGGCGGCTAAAGCATAAGCGTCAAGTTTTTTTAACCACTACAGGCGACCATTACCGCACCCGGTTAACTCACACTCTTGAGGTTGTTCAGCTGTCTCGAACTTTGGCCAGATCTTTGGGTGTGAATGAAGATCTGACGGAGGCCATTGCCCTGGGTCACGATCTGGGCCATACGCCATTTGGACACATTGGCGAAGTTGCATTGGATCGTATCCTCAAGGGTAAAGATCATTTGGATGGAATTTTAGACACACAGGATTATGGTGGCTTTAAACACAACTACCAGAGTGTTCGAATTGTTGACCGGCTCGAAAAAAAATATAAATTTGATGGACTCAATTTAACCACAGTTGTTAGAGAAGGGATTTTAAAGCATACTCGATTGATACTTAAGCATATTTCCTACCCGGACTGGCAGAATGATATTTTGAAAATGGAGGTTCAAAATTCCCAAAGTGTTGAAGGACAAATTGTATCGATTTGTGATGAAATTGCGCAACGAACACATGATTTGGAAGATGGATTGCGTGCAGGTTTTGTGAATGTAAAGGAAGTACGAAAATTACCGATTGTTCAACTGGCAGAAAACCAACAAGATCTTATTGAAGAATTTGGCGGCGCCGATGTTGAGTATTTTAATGTCTTAATTAAAAAACTCATAAATCTCTTGGTTACGGATGTAATCTCAACTACGTTGGAAAATCTCCAAGTTTATTATGAACGTAACGAGACACTACTTCCATTCAATGTATTATTGGTAAATTTTAGTACAGGAATTTATCCTCTTCAGGCAGAACTAGATCGTTTTATTACCAGGAGAATCATCAGAAGGCCAGGTATTGGTTGGACTGACGAAATGGCGATCGACGTTATTCGCAAACTATTTAAAATATATCTCAAGAAACCCCGGGAAATGCAAAGTTTTCCGACACATCAATTTTTTTCTCGATATACATCTATGCCGGATGCCCACTTAAATCCAAAATTAAGAGACCCGGTTAATGATGAATTTATCCGTTTAATCGCAGATTATATAGCTGGAATGACAGATCGTTTTGCAATGCAAGAATTTGAACGGCTTGTTGAAAAATAG